The genomic interval ACGGGCATGTCTACTGCGTTGCGCTCGGTCGGGCTCCTCGACGCACTTTCAAGTGCGCCTCCGGGGCCCTCGGTCGCGACGCCTTGTAGCCACGCCCGTCTCCACCGCCTCGCTACGGACGCTGGTGGGAAATGCGCGCTCGAGCGGCTCTACCTCGACGGGAGGGGAGGAGGGCCGCCGGAGCTGCGGGCCGACCTCTCCCGTTTTCTTGCATGGTTCCGGGCACGGTGGGGAGGCGCCCTTCCGCGCCAGCGCGATTTCCTCTTCCCTCGTCCCGAGCGCGGCTCCGCCTGCAAACGGCACAACCTGTTCCTGCGGTGGGTGGTCCGGGAGACGGACGGAGTGGACCTCGGATTGTGGAAGGCCGTGACCCCGAAGGAGCTCGTCATCCCCCTCGACACGCACATCGCGAGGATGGGGGAGTGGATCGGGCTGACCCGGCGCAGGACCCGGGACTGGCGCATGGCCGAGGAGATCACGGCCGCCCTCCGGGCGGTCCGGCCGGAAGACCCGGTGGCGTTCGACTATCCCCTCTCCCGGCTCGGGATCCTCCGGGTCTGCACCCGCCCCCGCAAGGGGATCTGTTCCGCCTGCCCGTTCGCCCCGCTCTGCTCCCGCAGGAGGAAAAACTTGCCGGGGATTCGCCCGATGGGATAAATTGGGGCGAAATCCGGCGCATCGGCGCGCGCGCATTGCACCCGGTTCCGACAGGAGACCGAATGATGGCCGAAAAGAAGCTGAAAATCGGGGAGATCCTGGTTTCCGCCGGCATCATCCAGCGGGAGCAGCTCAACGATGCCCTCCGGAGCCAGAACCAGCTCGGGGGAACGCTGGGGGAGAACCTGATCCGCCTCGGGTTCCTCACCGAGGGGGACCTGCTCAAGGCGCTGTCCGAGCAGATGGGGCTCCAGCACGTCAACCTGACGAAGGTCGAGGTGCCCGTCGCCGTGCAGCGGCTGGTGAACATGGACACGGTCCGCCT from Thermodesulfobacteriota bacterium carries:
- a CDS encoding DUF2400 family protein; this encodes TGMSTALRSVGLLDALSSAPPGPSVATPCSHARLHRLATDAGGKCALERLYLDGRGGGPPELRADLSRFLAWFRARWGGALPRQRDFLFPRPERGSACKRHNLFLRWVVRETDGVDLGLWKAVTPKELVIPLDTHIARMGEWIGLTRRRTRDWRMAEEITAALRAVRPEDPVAFDYPLSRLGILRVCTRPRKGICSACPFAPLCSRRRKNLPGIRPMG